The Bacteroidota bacterium sequence TGGTTGCTTTGATATTGATTGCCTTCTATAAAGTTGTCGGTATTCAAATATCGTTTGCCAATCAGCCATCCATCTAAAAGAAACACCATTGCGATACCGCCAATCAAAATTTGTTTGGAGAGTTTCTTCTGAACATAGAACCAAATCAAACCAAAGGCCGCAGCGATGAAAAACAAAGAGCGGAAAGCATCCATTCGCAATAAGGATGCCCGGTCTTGCTTGATGGCATCTATCAACCAGCCATTGCCATTGTCATAATATTGCTTATCACCTGCGCTGGTGAAGTCAAAAAACATTCCACCTAATACGCCAAATAAAACGACAATACCTGCTATGATGCCACCTGCTATCTTTAGCTTCTTAATCAAATCATCCTTTCCTATTTTCCCTGCAATAATTTCTTGCAATCCTAGCAAAGCCATCAGCGGCATGGTCAATTGGGCGATGGACAGCGCCATCGTTGGAGTACGGAACTTATTGAAGAAAGGAAGCAACTCAAACATCCATTTAAAGAAGGGAGTATTATGTCCCAGTCCCAGCAAAATGGAGAAAATCGTCAGCGCTAGCATCGCCCACTTGATGCGGCTGCGGACAATCAACATAGACAACAAAAACAAAAAGCAAACCGCCGCTCCATAATAAACAGGGCCCGAAGTGAATGGCTGATTGCCCCAATAGACCGGCATTTGTCGGATGTATTGCATCGCCTGATTTTCCGAAACACCTTTCTTCATCATTTCCTTATAGGTGTTAGAACTTTCGCTCAAAGGCGCACCGGATGCCCCCCCAACCATATTCGGAATCAGGATGGTGAGAATTTCACCATCGGTTAATCCATAACTCCATTTCGAAGCATACTCAAAATCCAAGCCTCCCCCTTTGGTAGCTTCTTTCTTTTGTGTCAATTCCGAAGAGCCACCGCGGATGGTTTCCTTAGCATATTCCTGTGTGCTCCACAACATTCCTATATTCGGAATGACCGCAAGGATAGCCGCTATCACCAACACACCACTGGCTTTTGCAAAATGAGCTATCTTCTTCTCCAGAATGGAATTAATCAGAAAATAAATTCCGACAAACCCAACAATCATCACCATGTAGTAGGCAATCTGGAAGTGATTCGAGTCTATCAGCATAGATAAAAACAGCGCCGTGACCGCACCGCCCAGCAGAATGTTTTTTCGATAGGCCAAAATCACACCACCCAGCACAGGTGCCATCAGGCTGATGGCCTGCACCTTGGTATTGTGGCCCGCTTCGATAGAAACCATTATAAAGAAGGTGGAAAAGCCGTAAGCTAGCGCACCTGCCAAACTCAGCCACACATCCACCTCCAGGCATAGCAAGAGAATATAGAAACCGGTAAACATCAGAAACATATAAACCGATGTTTCGGGAAAAACAACGCGCAGCACTTCCATTATCTTATCTATAAAATTACCCGCAAAGCGCAGCGAAATCTGAAAGCCCGGCATACCGCCAAACATAGAATTCGTCCACAGGGCCGGATCATCTGGATGCGCCTGATTCCAATCTACAATTTCCTTACTCATGCCTTCCCACTGGGTGATATCGCCTTGGCTCAGCTTCATTCCCTGATAATAGGGCATAAAATAAATCATGGTAATAGCCGCGAAGGTCAATACGGCAACGATATAGGGCAGCAGTCTTTTTTGCATGGATTATTTTTGACTGGACGAAAGTATTAATAATGAGAAAATTGAGCCGATTAGAGGAGGAAAGAATTAGGATAACCTGTCGTCTGTTATATAAAGTTTATACTTTTGGCGCTGGTTTTAAAAATTAACTCATCGCCTCCTTATCTAATCCGCTTATTAATACATGAAAGAAGACACCATCCTCGTCACCGGCGCCTGTGGGCAGATCGGCTCCGAATTAGTATATGAACTGCGCAAGACGTACAAAAACGTCATCGCCTCCGACCTCCGCGATGCTACTGGCGAACTGGCTGCAGGCGGTGAATTCATCCGCCTCGATGTTCTTTATAAAAACGGACTGATGGACTGCGTCAAGCGCTTCAACATCAAACAGGTGTATCACCTTGCCGCCGTGCTTTCTGCCACCGGCGAAAAGAACCCCGAGATGGCATGGCGTATCAACATGAAAGGCCTCCGCAACGTGCTCGACACCTGCGTGGAAGGCGGAGTTAAAAAACTATTTTTCCCCTCCACCATTGCCGTTTTCGGCCCCAGTTCGCCCAAGACCAACACCCCGCAGTACACTTGCATGGAGCCCAACACCATCTATGGCATTTCCAAACTCGCGGGTGAGCGCTGGTGCGATTGGTACTTCCAAAAACGCGGCCTCGACGTCCGCTCCATTCGCTATCCCGGCCTCATCAGCTATAAAACCAAAGCCGGTGGCGGCACCACCGACTATGCCGTGGACATTTTCTTCGAAGCGGTAGAGAAAAAACAATACGAATGCTTCCTCAAAGAAGACACCACCCTACCCATGATGTACATGCCCGACGCCATTCGCGGAACCATCGCCATCATGGAAGCCCCTGCCGAAAAAATTACTGTCCGCTCTGGCTACAACTTCGCGGGCTTCAGCTTTGCACCCAAAGACGTAGCTGCCGAAATCAAGAAAATAATTCCAGACTTCAAGGTCACCTACCAACCCGACTTCCGCCAACCCATCGCCGAAAGCTGGCCTCAAAGTATTGACGATGCCGTGGCGCAAAAAGACTGGGGCTGGAAACCCGAATACACCCTTGCCTCCATGACTCGCGACATGCTTCAAAATATCGAAGCCATGCAACATCAGGAGGTTTAAACTACAGCCCCCTATGGAGGAGGGCTTAGAAAGTTGGATTTCTCTGCTCGGCTGAAGCGGTCAGACGGAGCCGCATAAAATACTCACTTGTTTCTTCAATGAATTTTCTTCACGAGCACAATCTATTTAGACTGGCGGGAGCGCCCACCGGTGAAAAATAGAAGCAGGAACATAGAAACGAGCACTACACTTGTCCAGATGTTTCCAAAATCAAGTCCCGCAGGTTTTGAAATGTAGTTGCCGATAGTTGCACCGATAGGGTGCATGACTACCAATGCTAACCAGTACAAAATTTCTTTAGAAAATCGGGTGTATCTATGAAGCAGGGCAAAGGCCATTAAGATAATGGACAGCAACAATGTTCCACCGCCTGCACCCAATGGGGTATCGTTTGAGAGCAAATCACCTGAAGTAGTTCCGAAGGTGCTTGAAACCAAGATGGCTAACCAATAGAGTAGAAATGTTTTATTGTTTAGCCCAGTTTCAATAGATGATTTTGGAGAAATCAATTTCCATACTATGAGAATTAAGGATAAAATTACCATCACCAAAACAGAACCCCAAACTGTTCCAAGTTTTAAAGGTTCTATGGTGATGAAGTCCGCGCAATTTGTTCCGGCAATGTTTCCCAAAACGATCAGCAACCAATATACCGAAGCGTTTTCTTTTCCGGATAAAGCAATAACAGTAATAGCCAAAACATAAGTGCTGATCAAGAGGATTGAACCGGTGCTGTAGCCCAATCCTAGATTCCTTGAAATAATGTTCCCTACAATTTCGCCAATAGTGGTGGCCAAAATCATCAGTATCCAATAGTGAATACCGATTGGAGGTATATGAATATTTAATTTTTTGCTTGCCATGATTTGCAATATTAGAAAAACACAAGGTTGGCAAGGCATAAATTGTCAAAGCTCACCTGCTGTTCTTTCCCAACCACCTACGTCTTTTTCTACTGCCGAAGAAACACTGCACCCGCCCGGACAGGAAGAAGGGGGTAATCCCTCATAAGAAAAGATTCACTTACTATTAGAAGAAACCATGTCCGCCTATACTAATTCTGGTTGAGACAACCACTCATAGAAAAATATAGCTGCAAAACGAGAAAGGTCACATGCTTTACGGCCACAAGCATGCGCTTTTCAGTGATAAGCGCGTGCTAACCTTCGCAAAGCAAGTGCTAACCTTCGTAATGCAAGTGCTACTCATCGCTAAGCACCTGCTATTCCCTTAAATGCACCTGCTATTGTCTCGAAAGCTCATGCTTTCGACTCAATATCATGTGCTATCCGATGAAAAGCGCATGCTATTCACAGAATAGCACTCGCTATACACGCATTTTTAGTTGATTTTTTCGTTTTTTTGAGGTCTTTAGGCTATTTATATAGTTTTTTGAAACCATGAACATGAAATTTTCGTATCAATAAACTATCGGTTGTCTTTTGGTTAAAACCCAGAGATGGCAAGCAGAGGACTACCGGTGGTTTACCTTATATAGGTGGGCGGATTTTATAGAAATTAAGAAACCATATTTATGAAGAACAAACAGAAATATAAGCGTTCCGGTCAGAAAGCAAACAATGGCGGTATCACCATTATTGGTTTACTAACGGTACTGGCGTTCAGAAATAAAACTGTTGGTCAAAAGTTGATTGACAGCAAAAAGATTTTGATAAGTATGATTGGCAACGGTTATTTTACAAACCCATTTCCTAGTTTGGCTACTGTTGCTGCATCCATAGATGCCTTAGCTGATGCAGAAAAAAGGATGGATGGCTCGCGAGTGGCAACGATTGCTCGCAATGCGCGGTTGAAAGAAATGACCTTTATCCTTCAAGGACTTCGGTCTTATGTGGAAACTGTGGCAAATGGCAATCCTGAAATAGTTGCCAGCAGTGGGTTTGAGGTGCGCAAGGCCGCTGTTCGGGTGGGTTTACTTGATTTTCCGACCGGCTTCACAGCGCGAAACACTGCGGTGGCCGGTCAAATAAAATTGAGGTGGAATGCAGTCGCGAAGAGAATTATTTATGTTATAGAGTACACTACCCATCCGGAAGGTGGAGCTCCGGTTTCTAGGCTGAGTTGCACAAAAAAAAGTGTTCTCGTCTGCGATTTGAATAGCGACATAAGACTGTATTTCCGCATCTCGACCAACTCAACAGAAGGAAACGGAGGCTTCGGGCCTTGGGTTTCCTGCCGTCCTAACTAATCATTTCTTTTCAGTGCAATTAGAAAGACGCTTCCTTAACAGGTGAGTGCCTTTTTTGTTTTTGAACTGCAAGGTTCCTGTAGGTGACGGTTGATAAAGTTAAGCCAGATGGTTTTTATTTATATTCCGTTTTCAATATTGTCCTAAACATTTGAGACGGCAAAGAAGTTCATAGGAGTTCCACACTCTTTCGCTTACTTTTATAATTGGTTAGAAATCTATTGATTCAGAATATCTGTACACCCTGCCGGGGAGGCAGGGTGTGTACAGACGTGGGTTGATGTGGGATTAGTTAAAGTCAAGGCTTGTCATACGAACTTTGATGTTGCAAAGAAACAAGAGAAATGATGATGGATGATATTAAAGTAGGATAAACTGATAGGATACGACGAGGCACTTGTTTGATGCATTTCAATGCCAGAAAGGGTTTCATGGCTTGGCAAATAAATCTCGGAATAATAAAACTATCATTTAATACTTTTGTAAAGTACCTAATTGAGCCGGAAAATTGATTCCTTTACCAAAGGATTACCGATCGCTCATATATAAGAATCAAAATAAAATAGCCGTAAATTTACTTACGGCGTGTCGAAATGAAAACTGCCCACTCCCTTTTCGAATTGATTCAAACGCTTTCTCCTGCCGAGAAAGGATATTTCAAAAGATATGTACAACACAGCGATGGCAAACCGAAAATTTATGTCCGGCTGTTTGATGCCATCAATGGACAGAAAATATATGATGAAGCATTATTGAAACAAAAGTTTGGCAAGGAAATATCTAACTTTTCTGCTGCCAAAATCTATCTGTATGATAACATCCTCGATTCGCTGACAAACGGCAACCGCCGACACAGCATTTTTTCCGAAGCTATAGATTATTTATTGAAGGCGGAAATACTTTCTAGCCGATTGCTTTTTAGTCATGCGCTCGAACATCTCGATAAATTAGAACAGTTAGCAGAACAAAACTATGAGCCGGCACTCAACATTTTTGCCTTTGACCGGCGTTTGATGATTGCCACTGTTGAATATGATCAAGCGGAACTGCAACGATTGATGGAAGAAGGCATAGATCGAGCCAACGAGTGGATTGAAGATTTAAAAACGGACATATTGGTGAGGCGAACGGTTACTTGGCTGACTTTATTTCGCATGAACAGCCCGGCCTTGTCTATTCCCCGCGAACGAGCAAAGTTTTTGAAACGCGCAAAGGAGTATGCTGACCAATTGAAGCATCGCAAACTGAAACCTTTTTATAGGATTACGTTGGAGCAGATGAACTATATCATAGCCGAGGAGAATGGAAAAATAGCCGATGGCTACCGGCACATACGCAATATCCTCACGATCATTGAAAGCCCCGAAATCGTTATTCCCGGAATTGAAAATAATCGAGTAGCCTGCCTCTGGAATGCCGGGATGTATAGTTTGCATCATTATCCGGCAGATGTGGTTTCTTATGTTAATCGTTTGCAGGAATTTATAGATCGGAAAGATGAACCGACTTGCCGCACCGCAGCGACTATGGCTGAACAATTCCGCTACGCTTTGCTCATCAGGTATTATAACCTGTCGGGAGAATTTGAAAGGAGTGAACTATTGTTGAGTGAAATCCTGAAATGGATAGAGGAAAATAAAATGATAATTACTTCACGGGTGCTTTCGCAGTTCAACTTTGATGCGGCCTATCATTATTTTGCAACAGGCAAATTCCAAAAATCAATGCAGTATTTGCAACGTATTTATGAGAACAAGGAATGCGATCGGAATAGTCTGCTCTCTTCGTTGGTGCTTGAAATGGTCATTCAGTACGAAAGCAGTGACCTAAAGTATATCAAGGGAGTGGCCAAACAGTTGCAGAAATTGCTGCTCGAATATGAAATGAAGAATACCTTCTATCAAAAGACATTTGATTGTTTTACGAAGTTGTTGCTCAGTAAGAATAGGAAAGAAACCGAGCAGTTGTTGTCTAAAATGCTTGAGTCCATTGAAGTGGGCGGATCGCAATTAAAGGCCCGCAAGCCTTCGCTGATGCGGGTGTTGTTGCCTTGGCTCACCAGCCGAAGAGATGGAATTACTTTTCAGGAAGCGATCAAGAAACTATATGACCGCAAAGTGGGTAATGGATTGGCGAAGAGTAATGGTCTTGACAAGCCGGTGAAAAAGAAAAAACCTATTTCCGGTTAGCGCTTCCAGACTCTGTTTTCTGCATGCGCCACTAAATAATATTCTACTTTCGCATTTCATTTCTCTATGAAGTACGCTACCATTAATCCAGTTACCAATTTTTTGGTACGTGAGTATCCTTTACACCCTTGTGTAGATTTAGAAATTTCACAAAAGGCATTTATCAGTTGGAGAAAACTTTCCGTTGAGGAACGCGGCGAGCATCTTTCGCGTGTGGCGGCTCTTTTAGAAAAGGATCTGAAGAAATTCGCCCAACTTATAACGCTCGAAATGGGTAAGCCGCTGCGCGAAGCAGAGTATGAATTGAATAAATGCCTCACGGCTTTTGATTACTACATCACTCAGGCACCCGGACTTTTGAAAGATAAAGCGGTGAAGACCAATGCCTCGGAAAGTTTTGTTCGCTACGAGCCGATGGGCATTGTGTTATCCGTCATGCCTTGGAATTTTCCTTTTTGGCAGGTGTTTCGTTTTGCCATTCCTACGCTGATTACGGGTAACGTAACGATATTGAAGCATGCGCCCAATGTGCCGGGTTGTGCCGCCGCTATTGAACAGTTGTTTATTGAGGCCGGTACACCTCCCAACATCTTCCGAAATTATTATTTGACGAATGAGGACACCGGCAAATTGTTTGCCGACCCGCGGGTGGTGGGCATCAGCTTTACGGGTAGCGATGAAACGGGAAGTTTTTTGGCCGAGCAGGCGGGCAGGAACATTAAAAAGTGCGTACTCGAATTGGGAGGCAACGATGC is a genomic window containing:
- a CDS encoding NAD-dependent succinate-semialdehyde dehydrogenase, whose translation is MKYATINPVTNFLVREYPLHPCVDLEISQKAFISWRKLSVEERGEHLSRVAALLEKDLKKFAQLITLEMGKPLREAEYELNKCLTAFDYYITQAPGLLKDKAVKTNASESFVRYEPMGIVLSVMPWNFPFWQVFRFAIPTLITGNVTILKHAPNVPGCAAAIEQLFIEAGTPPNIFRNYYLTNEDTGKLFADPRVVGISFTGSDETGSFLAEQAGRNIKKCVLELGGNDAFIVLEDAELDATIVGAIKSRSINSGQSCNAAKRFIVVEKIADEFIRRLNEAVCQLKVGNPEEEGTQIGPLARKDLAEKVRAQVEDSLLHGASASFGVEYQNIGGNYITPMVLTNVKPGMKAFDEEIFGPVWSVVVAKDEEDAIKLANDSIYGLGASIWTKDIAKAKGMISELEAGNVFINDIVKSDPRLPFGGVKRSGFGRELSEYGLKEFVNIKTVYLK
- a CDS encoding NAD-dependent epimerase/dehydratase family protein yields the protein MKEDTILVTGACGQIGSELVYELRKTYKNVIASDLRDATGELAAGGEFIRLDVLYKNGLMDCVKRFNIKQVYHLAAVLSATGEKNPEMAWRINMKGLRNVLDTCVEGGVKKLFFPSTIAVFGPSSPKTNTPQYTCMEPNTIYGISKLAGERWCDWYFQKRGLDVRSIRYPGLISYKTKAGGGTTDYAVDIFFEAVEKKQYECFLKEDTTLPMMYMPDAIRGTIAIMEAPAEKITVRSGYNFAGFSFAPKDVAAEIKKIIPDFKVTYQPDFRQPIAESWPQSIDDAVAQKDWGWKPEYTLASMTRDMLQNIEAMQHQEV